The window ATAGCCAACCAACTGAAGTATTGAGATTCCTTTGCCTTAGAATTAGTATCATATTGTCCAGccattaattattttttgttctttcagGAGGAATGGGTGGTCTGTAGGGTGTTTCACAAGAGTTCAACTGCAAAGAAACCACAACCAACATCATCATCCCAACAATCCGAAGAGTCTCCTAATTGTGACACTTACACTTTTGCAAATGAGTTAGGGGATATTGAGCCACCAAATAATTTCTATGGCCTAGCCACTCCATCAAATGGCCATATTTGCAATAATATTTCTTTACAAAATTACAGCAATGAGAACATGATGAATATGAACTTGAACATGAACTTGGCTGCTGCTGCAACAAGAGAAGCAGCAATTAGCAACACTCTTCCACTATTGCCTGCAGCTTGGTCTTCTAGCTTGCTTTGCTCTAATCTTCCATCAGTGGATTCTTTGCTTCTTCGGGCGTTACAGTTTAGAGGTTATAATAATCAGCCAAGAGAAGCTACAACTAGTACTACCGATTACCCGTTCATTCAAACACAAAATATTTCTCATATTGGGATTGATTATAATAACCCTAACTTGGCAGTCGAGGTGCCTTCTTCCTCTATGGTATCAGATCCTGTTCAGCAACAACAGCCACAGGAGCAATCATACAAATTGGGTTCAA is drawn from Nicotiana tabacum cultivar K326 chromosome 22, ASM71507v2, whole genome shotgun sequence and contains these coding sequences:
- the LOC107822274 gene encoding NAC domain-containing protein 77-like, producing MEENLPPGFRFHPTDEELITYYLTNKVSDFNFTAKAIADVDLNKCEPWDLPAKASMGEKEWYFFSLKDRKYPTGLRTNRATEAGYWKTTGKDKEIFRGGSVLVGMKKTLVFYRGRAPKGEKTNWVMHEYRLETKFGFKPSKEEWVVCRVFHKSSTAKKPQPTSSSQQSEESPNCDTYTFANELGDIEPPNNFYGLATPSNGHICNNISLQNYSNENMMNMNLNMNLAAAATREAAISNTLPLLPAAWSSSLLCSNLPSVDSLLLRALQFRGYNNQPREATTSTTDYPFIQTQNISHIGIDYNNPNLAVEVPSSSMVSDPVQQQQPQEQSYKLGSNIW